A stretch of the Fusobacterium varium genome encodes the following:
- the pth gene encoding peptidyl-tRNA hydrolase — MKLVVGLGNPGDKYAKTRHNIGFEVISRLQKDLNIIGEKDKFQGFLSEKTIDGEKVLFLKPQTFMNLSGNSIAAVVNFYKIDAKNDMIVIYDDMDLPVGKLRVKEKGSSGGHNGIKSIISHLGDEFLRIKCGIGKSKDDTIDFVLGQFDKSEQEIVDKMIENASDCALDLIRDVELGRIMQKYNKK, encoded by the coding sequence ATGAAATTAGTTGTAGGCCTTGGCAATCCAGGGGATAAATATGCTAAGACAAGACATAATATTGGGTTTGAAGTTATCAGTAGATTACAAAAAGACCTTAATATAATAGGGGAAAAGGATAAATTTCAAGGATTTCTCAGTGAGAAAACTATAGATGGAGAGAAAGTTCTTTTTCTAAAACCTCAGACATTTATGAATCTCAGTGGAAATTCAATAGCTGCTGTAGTAAATTTTTATAAGATAGATGCCAAGAATGATATGATTGTGATTTATGATGACATGGATCTTCCAGTTGGAAAATTGAGAGTAAAAGAGAAGGGAAGTTCTGGTGGTCACAATGGAATAAAATCTATCATTTCTCACCTAGGTGATGAGTTTTTACGTATTAAATGCGGTATAGGAAAGAGTAAAGATGATACTATAGATTTTGTATTAGGCCAGTTTGATAAAAGTGAACAAGAAATTGTTGATAAAATGATTGAGAATGCATCTGATTGTGCCTTAGATTTAATAAGAGATGTTGAATTAGGCAGAATAATGCAGAAATATAACAAAAAGTAA
- a CDS encoding L-serine dehydratase: MDSLKELFKIGNGPSSSHTIGPERAAKKFKERTPNAARYIVELYGSLALTGKGHLTDWIIVETLKPVETEIVWKPEVVYDYHTNGMKFKALDNTGNTIDEWIVFSVGGGTIMELGQERRGPSKIYPFSKMDDIKKWCEEGKKEYWEYVVEHEGEEIFTFLKEIWDAMEAAVERGIEKTGVLPGTLKLSRRAQGFYRKARNNHGRGGFLGRIFAYTLAVSEENGAGGRVVTAPTCGASGIIPGLLYALREEYDISEKELLKGLAIAGLIGNIVKENATISGAEGGCQAEVGTACAMAAGMACFLLGGSLDQIEYASEMALEHHLGLTCDPVGGYVQIPCIERNAAASARALDSAAYSLYTDGKHTISFDQVVITMGETGKDLKSEYKETSLGGLAKFRFNAEC; this comes from the coding sequence ATGGATTCCTTAAAAGAGTTATTCAAGATAGGAAATGGGCCTTCAAGCTCACATACAATAGGACCAGAAAGAGCAGCAAAAAAATTTAAAGAGAGGACACCTAATGCAGCAAGGTATATAGTAGAGCTGTATGGTTCTCTAGCTCTTACAGGAAAAGGTCACCTTACTGACTGGATAATAGTAGAAACTTTAAAACCAGTTGAAACTGAAATTGTATGGAAGCCGGAAGTAGTTTATGACTATCACACTAATGGGATGAAATTTAAAGCTTTAGACAACACTGGAAATACAATAGATGAATGGATAGTCTTCTCAGTGGGGGGAGGAACTATCATGGAATTAGGGCAAGAAAGAAGAGGACCTTCAAAGATTTATCCATTTTCAAAGATGGATGACATCAAAAAATGGTGTGAAGAAGGAAAAAAAGAGTACTGGGAATATGTTGTAGAACATGAGGGAGAGGAGATATTCACTTTCCTTAAGGAGATATGGGATGCAATGGAGGCAGCTGTAGAAAGAGGAATAGAAAAAACAGGTGTACTTCCAGGAACTCTAAAATTATCTAGAAGAGCTCAAGGCTTCTATAGAAAAGCAAGAAATAATCATGGAAGAGGCGGGTTTCTGGGAAGAATATTTGCCTATACTTTAGCAGTATCTGAAGAAAATGGGGCTGGAGGAAGAGTTGTGACTGCTCCTACATGTGGGGCTTCAGGAATTATTCCAGGACTTTTATACGCACTTAGAGAAGAATATGACATATCTGAAAAAGAACTTCTTAAAGGATTGGCAATAGCTGGTCTTATAGGAAATATAGTGAAGGAAAATGCTACTATATCTGGAGCTGAAGGCGGATGTCAGGCTGAAGTAGGAACAGCATGTGCAATGGCAGCAGGAATGGCATGTTTCCTTTTGGGAGGGTCACTTGATCAGATTGAATATGCTTCTGAAATGGCATTGGAACATCATCTTGGGCTTACTTGTGATCCAGTGGGAGGATATGTACAGATACCTTGTATAGAGAGAAATGCAGCAGCTTCAGCAAGAGCATTGGATTCCGCAGCATACAGCCTTTATACAGATGGTAAGCATACTATCTCTTTTGATCAGGTAGTTATAACTATGGGTGAAACTGGAAAAGATTTAAAGAGTGAATATAAGGAAACATCTTTGGGAGGACTTGCAAAATTTAGATTTAATGCAGAATGTTAA
- the pheT gene encoding phenylalanyl-tRNA synthetase subunit beta: protein MLISLDWLKQYVDIKEDIDQLENALTMIGQEVEAIDVQGKDLNNVVIGQIVEYGKHPNSDKLTLLKVDIGEEEKLQIICGAPNHKLGDKVVVAKIGAVLPGDFKIKKSKIRDVESCGMLCSQVELGIGEDKDGIIILPEDAPIGEEYRTYAGMDDVIFELEITPNRPDCLSHIGIAREVAAYYGRKVKYPSYALNEVIESTNNYAKVRVEDKERCKRYMGRVIRNVTIGESPEWLKKRIRAMGLKPINNIVDITNFVMFEYNQPMHAFDLDKLENKTVVIRAAETGEKITTLDGVDRELNNGELVIADEVKPIAIAGIIGGQTTQIEFETKNIFLEVAYFTPENIRKTAKKLGIVTDAGYRNERGLDIENISEVIDRAAALMAEVASGEVLDEVIDKYIEKPQKFEIPLNINKLNNFIGKKLEFDQVGKILTNLGLGIKTLSQDTLIVTPPAYRQDLTRSEDLYEEVIRMYGFENIEAVMPVEDIESGLKDAKISVADNLKEILKEIGLHEVINYTFIPKEALDILNIKDKVIEISNPLSEDMSIVRPTLVYSLLANIRDNINRNQFNLRFYEVSKVFAPAGELANEDLRICIAIAGKPERTLWNPKPESYNFYTIKGYVEKLLEYTGINRYKLERSTKETFHPGRSADIRIGNDIIGTFGEIHPDVQEDMDIKRERVYVADIDLTRALKYMKNAVKYERVVKYPEVTRDLAIVLDKNVLVGNMIDDLKKVSLLIENIDIFDIYEGEKIDADKKSVAISIVLRDKKKTLTEKDINNVIEKVLNTISKNYNGEIRQ, encoded by the coding sequence ATGTTAATTTCTTTAGACTGGTTGAAACAGTATGTAGATATAAAAGAAGATATAGATCAGCTTGAAAATGCACTGACTATGATAGGTCAGGAAGTAGAAGCTATAGATGTTCAAGGTAAAGACCTTAACAATGTAGTTATAGGGCAGATTGTTGAATATGGAAAACATCCAAATTCAGATAAATTGACTCTTCTGAAAGTAGATATTGGAGAGGAAGAAAAACTGCAGATAATTTGTGGAGCTCCAAATCATAAATTAGGAGATAAGGTTGTAGTGGCTAAGATAGGAGCTGTACTTCCTGGAGATTTTAAAATTAAAAAAAGTAAGATAAGAGATGTAGAATCTTGTGGTATGCTTTGTTCTCAAGTTGAGTTAGGAATAGGTGAGGATAAGGATGGAATAATAATTCTTCCTGAAGATGCTCCAATAGGTGAAGAGTATAGAACATATGCAGGAATGGATGATGTTATATTTGAACTTGAAATTACTCCAAACAGACCTGATTGTCTTTCACATATAGGGATAGCTAGAGAAGTGGCAGCTTACTATGGAAGAAAAGTAAAATATCCATCTTATGCTTTAAACGAAGTTATAGAATCTACTAATAATTATGCAAAAGTAAGAGTAGAAGATAAAGAAAGATGTAAAAGATACATGGGAAGAGTTATAAGAAATGTAACCATTGGAGAATCACCTGAATGGCTTAAAAAAAGAATAAGAGCAATGGGACTTAAACCAATTAACAATATAGTTGATATAACAAACTTTGTTATGTTTGAATATAATCAGCCTATGCATGCTTTTGATTTGGATAAATTAGAAAATAAAACTGTAGTGATAAGAGCTGCAGAAACAGGAGAAAAAATAACTACTCTGGATGGTGTAGACAGAGAGCTTAATAATGGAGAACTTGTAATAGCTGATGAAGTAAAACCAATAGCTATTGCTGGTATCATTGGTGGACAAACTACTCAAATTGAGTTTGAAACTAAAAATATATTCCTTGAAGTAGCATATTTTACTCCTGAAAATATTAGAAAAACAGCTAAAAAGCTTGGAATTGTAACTGATGCTGGTTATAGAAATGAAAGAGGACTTGACATTGAAAATATCAGTGAAGTGATAGACAGAGCAGCAGCTCTTATGGCAGAAGTTGCTTCTGGAGAAGTTTTAGATGAAGTGATAGATAAATATATAGAAAAACCTCAAAAGTTTGAAATTCCATTAAATATCAATAAGCTTAATAATTTTATAGGTAAAAAATTGGAATTTGATCAAGTAGGAAAAATACTTACAAATCTTGGATTAGGAATAAAAACTTTATCCCAGGATACTTTAATAGTAACTCCACCTGCTTATAGACAGGACTTAACTAGATCAGAAGATCTATATGAAGAAGTAATAAGAATGTATGGATTTGAAAATATAGAAGCTGTAATGCCAGTGGAAGATATTGAATCTGGTTTAAAAGATGCAAAAATATCAGTTGCTGACAATTTAAAAGAAATATTGAAAGAGATAGGACTGCATGAAGTTATAAACTATACATTTATTCCAAAAGAAGCTTTGGACATTCTTAATATAAAAGATAAAGTGATTGAAATAAGTAATCCTTTAAGTGAGGATATGTCCATAGTAAGACCTACTTTAGTATATAGCCTTCTTGCAAATATCAGAGATAATATTAATAGAAATCAGTTTAATTTAAGATTCTATGAAGTATCAAAAGTGTTTGCACCAGCAGGAGAATTGGCAAATGAAGACTTGAGAATCTGTATAGCAATAGCAGGAAAACCTGAAAGAACTTTATGGAATCCAAAGCCTGAATCATATAACTTCTATACTATAAAAGGGTATGTGGAAAAACTTCTTGAATATACTGGTATCAATAGATATAAACTTGAAAGAAGTACAAAAGAAACTTTCCATCCAGGAAGAAGTGCTGATATTAGAATAGGAAATGATATTATTGGAACTTTTGGAGAGATTCATCCAGATGTTCAGGAAGATATGGATATAAAGAGAGAAAGAGTATATGTCGCTGACATAGATTTAACTAGAGCATTAAAATATATGAAAAATGCTGTAAAATATGAAAGAGTAGTAAAATACCCAGAAGTAACTAGAGATTTGGCCATCGTACTTGATAAGAATGTGCTTGTAGGAAATATGATAGATGACCTGAAAAAAGTTTCTCTTTTAATAGAAAATATAGATATATTTGATATCTATGAAGGAGAAAAAATAGATGCAGATAAAAAATCAGTAGCTATCAGTATAGTACTTAGAGACAAGAAAAAAACTCTTACTGAGAAAGACATAAATAATGTTATTGAAAAAGTGTTAAACACTATCTCAAAAAATTACAATGGAGAGATAAGACAATAA